A window of Planctomycetota bacterium genomic DNA:
CGACGAGCGTGGAGAGCGCCTCGCCGTCGACGTCCTCGGCGATGATGAGCAGAGGACGCTTTTTCTCTTGAATCTTCTCAAGCAGCGGCAACAGCTTGGCGGCGGAGCTGATCTTCTCTTCGTGGATGAGGATGAAGGGCTTGTCCAGCTCGACGGTCATCGCATCCTGGTCGGTGATGAAGTTCGGCGAGAGGTAGCCGCGGTCGAACTGCATGCCCTCGACGAAATCAACGCTGGTCTCCAGAGCCTTGCCCTCTTCGACCGTGATCACGCCGTCCTGACCGACTCGCATGAACGCATCGGCCATGATCTTGCCGACCTCGGCGTCGTTGTTGGCCGAGATGGTGGCGACGTTCTGGATGTCCTTCTTGCTGCCGGCGTCGATCGGACGCGACTGCTTGGCGAGGTCGGCGACGACGGCATCGACGGCGGCGCGGATGCCGCGAGCCATGGCCATGGCGTCGGTGCCGCTGGTCA
This region includes:
- the groEL gene encoding chaperonin GroEL, encoding MAAKTLQFDTDARRSLLTGVQKLSRAVKTTLGPRGRNAVIDKGWGAPTITKDGVTVAEEVELKDKYENIGAKLVKEAATKTGDAAGDGTTTATVLAEAIYGEAYRHLTSGTDAMAMARGIRAAVDAVVADLAKQSRPIDAGSKKDIQNVATISANNDAEVGKIMADAFMRVGQDGVITVEEGKALETSVDFVEGMQFDRGYLSPNFITDQDAMTVELDKPFILIHEEKISSAAKLLPLLEKIQEKKRPLLIIAEDVDGEALSTLV